In the Acidobacteriota bacterium genome, TGCGGACGGAGTCGATATAGTCGGCCTGCGTCGTCTGATGGGTGTCGATCGCCGGACGCTCGGCTACGGCTGAAACCACGATGCTCCGGGTGGCCGCACCCAGGGTCAGCTCCGGCGAAAAGGCCGCCGTCTCTCCCACCCGCACCTCGAAGTTCTCGGCCACGTAGGGGAGAAAGCCCTCCGCTTCGAAACGCAGCGTGTAGAGACCCGGCATGAGGTAACTGAGAACATACTCGCCGAGGGGGGAGGAAACGCTTTTGTGCTCCACACCGCGTTCCTGGTCGGTGGCGGTCACGGTGACGCCCGGAACGACGGCCCGGGTGGGGTCGAATACGTGGCCCTGGATATTGCCACTCTTGGTCTGCGCTCCCGACAGGGTGGCGCCGGCCAGCACCAGAATGACGGCTGCCGCCCATCGACGGCCCCAGGTGTAGAGTGATGGTGTCAATCGCATCTGTTGGCTTCCTTGGTTAGCAGCACAGGGTTCTGGGAGACGGGGTCTAACGTGTGTAGCAGTGTGAAAACGCTGTGAAAACGTCCTACATTTTACGCCAATACCCACACTCTCGCCAGAGTTCTTGGAGGAGGGCCGAGAGCGACGAATGACGGACAAGGGACTTTGTTGAATGGCTGCAAAATTCGACAATGCGCCATGTGATTCCTGGTATGATAAAGTGTCATACTCAATAGGAGTATTTATGCCAAAGAGAAAAGTAGCACTCACACTCGACGCAAAACTGGTTCAACGGGTCGATGAGCTTGTCTCCAGGCGGAGCTTCAAAAACCGCAGTCAAGCCGTGGAGTCTGCCCTCATTGACAACTTGCGGCGACTCGACCGCACTCGGCTCGCTCACGAGTGCGGAAAGTTGAACCCAACCGAAGAGCAGCGGATGGCCGACGAGGGCCTCGCCGCTACCGGCGAAGCGTGGCCCGAATACTGAGAGCAGACATACGCTGGGCAGATTTGAACCCGGTTCGCGGGCGCGAGCAGGCTGGACAGCGCCCAGTCGTCATTCTCAGTCATGATGTATTCAACGAACGGTCCGGCACGGTCATCGCCCTGGCGCTCACCAGCCAGGAACCGCCTGCCCGATTCCCGCTGACGCTTGAATTGACTGCAGCCAAACTTCCCAAACGATCCTGGGTCAAGATCAGCCAGATTCGAACGCTCTCGGTAAACCGCATCGGGCGACGACTGGGTCGGGCGTCACCCGAGGAAATCGAGGCCATTCTTGAAGGACTCGGCGAAATAATCGGAGGAAGGTAGCGGAAGTTGTCGAATATTCGGAGAATCGTTGGGGGCGAGAGTAGGACGTTTCCGCCCCCATTCAATTTAGTTCGAGACTCTCATTGAGGGAAATCATCTTGAGTCACTTACAGCCGGAATTTCCCGAAAACTGTCCTCGAGCGCGCACCGCCTTGGTTGAAATCGCGGGTTCACTCCTTGACATCTCACCTCCCCCGGCTATAATCCTTTTCGACAACTGAATGACGTTCTTATCCAGAGTGGCTGAGGGACTGGCCCTGTGAAGCCACGGCAACCCCCCATCCAGGGAAGGTGCCAACTCCGACAGAACCAAGTTTCTGAAAGATAAGAATAGAGCCGATACCCGCCTCTTCTTATCGAAGGGGTTTTTTTTGGCCCATAAGGTGTTGAAGACAAACCGCTTTTCATCATGGATGCAGCGACCCGGATAGATATGCCGGCTTAACGCTGCCAGCGAGGATTTTTATGTCTTTTGTGAACGGCCTGCAATGCCGGGAGTGTGACCAGTCTTACCCCAAAAAACCCTTGTCGGTCTGTGAATTCTGCTTCGGGCCGCTGGAGGTGGTCTACGACTACGAGGCCATTCGGCCGCGGCTGAGCCGGGAGATCATCCGGAACAGGGCTCCCAACATGTGGCGTTACGCCGAATTGCTGCCTTTGGACGGCGAAGCCCGGGTGGGGTCCCAGGCCGGTTTCACACCGCTGGTCCGGGCAGACAACCTGGCCAGGAGGTTGGGTCTGAAGGATGTCTACATCAAGAATGACAGCGTTTGCGCTCCGACCCTCTCCTTCAAGGATCGGGTGGTGGCCGTGGCACTCTCCAAGGCTTTGGAATTCGGCTTCGACACGGTGGGTTGCGCCTCGACCGGAAACCTCGCCAACGCCGTGGCCGCCAACGCCGCCAGCGTGGGACTCAACAGCTACGTGTTCATCCCCGCCGACCTCGAGATGGGCAAGGTTTTGGGCACACTGATCTACAAGAACAACGTCATCAAGATCGATGGTAATTACGATGACGTGAACCGGCTGTGCAGCGAAATCGTGGGAAAGTATCAGTGGGGCTTCGTCAACATCAACCTGCGCCCCTTCTATGCGGAGGGATCCAAAAGCTTCGGTCTGGAGGTCGCGGAACAACTCGGATGGAGGACCCCCGACTGCATCGTGGTCCCGATGGCGGGCGGATCGCTCATCACCAAGATCCGCAAGGCCTTCACTGAAATGCAGAAGCTGGACCTGATTCCCGACAGCCGTTGTCGTATCTTCGGGGCTCAGGCCACCGGCTGCTCACCCATTACCACCGCGATCAAGGCCGGCCGGGATTTCATCAAGCCGGTGAAACCCGACAGCATCGCCAAGTCCATTGCCATCGGGAATCCTGCCGATGGTTACTACGCTCTCAAGACCATGCTGGAAAGCGGAGGCTGGGGAGAGGACGTCAGCGACGAGGAGGTGGTGGAAGGCATCCAGCTCCTGGCCGAGGAAGAAGGTATTTTCACCGAAACGGCCGGTGGAGTCACCGTGGCCGTGACCCGCAAGCTGATTGGACAAGGCAGAATCACCAGCGACGACCTTACGGTGATCTCCATTACCGGAAACGGACTGAAGACCCAGGAGGCCGTCCAGGGCAGCCTGGCCGAGCCCGCGGTCATTCCGGCCAGGCTGAGCGAGTTCGAAGAAACCCTTCCGAAGGTGTCGGCGGTCGGCTGAAAGCAGTCCGGTATTCCTGCACCTCCCGACGGTGATTCGGATCGGGCGCGCCAGCCTGTTCTCCGGGAGGGCCCGCCCTTCAGAGAAACTCTCATGTCGGATCTTCCATCCCGCTACTCCCGCCAGGTTCTCTTTGCGGAAATCGGCAAAGCCGGACAGAAGCGCCTGCTTGAGAGCCGGGTGGTCATCGTCGGCTGTGGGGCCCTGGGTACGGTGCAGGCCGAAGCCCTGACCCGTGCGGGCATCGGAAGACTCCGCCTGATCGATCGGGACTTCATCGAGGAAAGCAACCTTCAGCGACAGACGCTGTTCACGGAAGAGGATGTTCGGGAGGGCCTTCCCAAGGCGGTCGCCGCCAGACGGCGTCTACAGGCCATCAACGCCTCGGTAGCCGTGGAGGATCGGGTGGAGGACCTCAACTATCGCAACGCAGAATCCATGGTCGAGGGTGCGGACTGCATTCTGGACGGCACCGACAACTTCGAGGCTCGCTTTCTGCTCAACGACGTCTCTCAGAAACAGCGAATCCCCTGGATTTACGGAGCCGCCGTGGGAAGCCAGGGCCTGACCATGACCATCGTCCCCGGCCGGACTCCCTGCCTGCGTTGTGTCTTTGAGTCCCCGCCACCGCCTGGGACCACGCCCACCTGCGACAC is a window encoding:
- a CDS encoding carboxypeptidase-like regulatory domain-containing protein, producing the protein MRLTPSLYTWGRRWAAAVILVLAGATLSGAQTKSGNIQGHVFDPTRAVVPGVTVTATDQERGVEHKSVSSPLGEYVLSYLMPGLYTLRFEAEGFLPYVAENFEVRVGETAAFSPELTLGAATRSIVVSAVAERPAIDTHQTTQADYIDSVR
- a CDS encoding ribbon-helix-helix domain-containing protein produces the protein MPKRKVALTLDAKLVQRVDELVSRRSFKNRSQAVESALIDNLRRLDRTRLAHECGKLNPTEEQRMADEGLAATGEAWPEY
- a CDS encoding type II toxin-antitoxin system PemK/MazF family toxin, with amino-acid sequence MARILRADIRWADLNPVRGREQAGQRPVVILSHDVFNERSGTVIALALTSQEPPARFPLTLELTAAKLPKRSWVKISQIRTLSVNRIGRRLGRASPEEIEAILEGLGEIIGGR
- the thrC gene encoding threonine synthase is translated as MSFVNGLQCRECDQSYPKKPLSVCEFCFGPLEVVYDYEAIRPRLSREIIRNRAPNMWRYAELLPLDGEARVGSQAGFTPLVRADNLARRLGLKDVYIKNDSVCAPTLSFKDRVVAVALSKALEFGFDTVGCASTGNLANAVAANAASVGLNSYVFIPADLEMGKVLGTLIYKNNVIKIDGNYDDVNRLCSEIVGKYQWGFVNINLRPFYAEGSKSFGLEVAEQLGWRTPDCIVVPMAGGSLITKIRKAFTEMQKLDLIPDSRCRIFGAQATGCSPITTAIKAGRDFIKPVKPDSIAKSIAIGNPADGYYALKTMLESGGWGEDVSDEEVVEGIQLLAEEEGIFTETAGGVTVAVTRKLIGQGRITSDDLTVISITGNGLKTQEAVQGSLAEPAVIPARLSEFEETLPKVSAVG
- a CDS encoding ThiF family adenylyltransferase is translated as MSDLPSRYSRQVLFAEIGKAGQKRLLESRVVIVGCGALGTVQAEALTRAGIGRLRLIDRDFIEESNLQRQTLFTEEDVREGLPKAVAARRRLQAINASVAVEDRVEDLNYRNAESMVEGADCILDGTDNFEARFLLNDVSQKQRIPWIYGAAVGSQGLTMTIVPGRTPCLRCVFESPPPPGTTPTCDTAGVLAPAVNLVASLQVAEALKILSGRLERINRNLVSLDVWQNTWRRLEIESGRTSGDCPACHLSRYDFLEGERESSAAILCGRDSVQISQPSGKHLDFPQLGQRLELLGSVSYNRFLLRFRLKEFEIAVFPDGRGIVKGTRDPQEARSLYSRYIGN